The Phaseolus vulgaris cultivar G19833 chromosome 5, P. vulgaris v2.0, whole genome shotgun sequence genomic interval cagggcggtacacaagccccccagtcttaagcgaagacttgtctagcgaaaagactaaaagagtcacgtcatctacgtggcactggcgcagaattccaagcggttgcactttctgctcctctgacgctccaccaattattccccatcgttcgacacgtggcttcatcaacggttaccttcagttaacgtttgcgcttcccaaacccatttcgaaaaacccttaaacccattttcgctccactgttccatcacttttcttcgtatcctcaaacgctccaactctcttctgcaaaaaagctctcagcgttcttcaacattctgaatcaccaacattcttcatcgccttcctgattataaaaaggtacttcctttccttcttctactggtttttcctgcattttaaccgattcgcatcatcctttaactgtctggtgcatacgttgtgggttgtttttgcgatttctccttcttcgtaacttagggctctgtcaacgtcacaacgaacctacgttcgttcgtttttcacctttcttccatgatcgagtcagcctctgtgaaccctgatcatttttccttttcttcttcctttgcagcttcaacaatgactcgctcaaagatcaccccaaatcctcctccttcatcacgaaacccttcctcacgagcacacgacccaccgcgagcacgcggcgcttcgtcttctcaggctgagaggcctgcaccttcccgccccaacctggcccaggctactccgcctgtcaccggaggagcctccgtccccccaccagacttcaaaaaactatatccctgggccaactcgaccctgttgggggaaacatcttctgtgaacactgctggggcagttctgcgactgacgaagggggatgaacctcaccaatcattccacaaggagcacgacgagaagatgacagTGCTACCTAGCCCCCCTGGCCTGCCAGTTTGCGCTGACGACAAGGCAAACAGCGGTggacccttctgcttcgtttacacaaccttattcaagaaggtgaaactcaggtttcccttcactcgcttcgagagggagcttctcaccgagctcaacatcgccgccgcccagcttcatcccaacagttgggcgtttgtgcgggcgttccaagtcaagtgcgaccatctggggttgccagcatctgtagatgtcttcttatttctcttcgaagccaagcacccaggagaccgcccgtgggtaagcttgaatgggattgctgggaggtcgatcctctccatcttccagcaatcctataaagactggaagggaaagttcgtccagATACGCCCCAGCGACAAGGACTCTTccttgctcgacggtttccccttgtactgggtaaacaaggggaagaaagagtccaaaagctgctttaggagacccagaagtcctgatagcatgggcgctttggacagagatctctgttttttctggaagagtgtggcagacaccaacatcaccttcctcaccaccacacttatctgcttcgagttcttcgaggaccaactcgaaattcgaataggttagaacgttTAAATTCTTGTTCTAATACTTACtcctgttaactgtttctgggcgtcttgtgcgttgtgcgcaagactttggttttatttttcagcaccctttatctgctttgctgcgtATTGCCTTATGCATTCATTTTCCCTCTGAACTAACCCttgcatttttgctctatgcagataatatgttgggccagggcaagctcgctgaactgagggcgctcgcccgaacccacgggttggcatcgggttcaaAAATCGTGccaaactttgtggtggagatcgccgctgctcaaggcagatcgccacccagggGCCCGACTTCCTCTGAGGCCCAATCCGCCAACCAAAGAaagaagcttgtcctcaggaaacccaagaggaaagctccccaagtagtccatgaggaggaagaggaagacgacgaggtaACAGAAGATGGACTGATCACGAAGAGGAAGAtggtggcaccttcttctccacctgcttcaccagtccaagccattccattggcatctgcgccacctgcggttgaggcccccgagccaaacttcatggaggaccccccgagcgcctccacaccttGTGCAACagttggagggggtcctccttcaaatgcctcagccgcagatgttgctccaatcggggatgaagtTGTTCATGACTCTCCAATCTTAATTACTgagtccccgacgtcgccacctcgccaagaagcacctgctgaTCAACctactaaagaaggtggcggcgagagccaacaacaggcccaacCGGCGCCTCCACAGGCAGGTCTCTCCACCGAGGttaagaggatgtgggagcctgtctctgctaaactgaagatgatggcagaagacttccccaccattatctctagagctgtggagagctccaccaggaagctccaggacgacctcttcaacctccgaactgagaatagcactatgagtgttgaggtggagaagttgtccttcaatctgacactcgcggaggttgaacactcccgagtagaagatgcgatgagcactgagctccggttggcgcgcaaggaagctaccgacctccgccataaggtacaactcttggctcaagaaaaaatcgagctggagagcaagatcgtgccttatcgcgtcaaggtggctgacttggaggctctcataaaaactgacaccgccaaggtgaagaaactggagcaaaggtcagctgatcgggagatcttcctgggaaaggtggaaaaagaaagggatgaCACCATGGCGAAACTTGCTGAAGCCAATACAGAGAAGGGAAAGATcgctgctgaactgggccaagtgcaagcagaatccaggaaggttgttgaagaccttctccaggctcaagaaatcaACGagaaactcaagaagcaagttgacgagctggagcagcagaacaaggggctgaaggaacaaactgaagaactcaagaaacagattgaagagcttaatctgagttctgcccaaattctggctgctggattcgaagctgcacgggaacagttcgcatGCTTATTCcctgatctggatctcagcatggtgtccctcaacaacgaggtggtggatgggaaggtggttcccgctgaagactgatcaatttcctccatccaccacctttatgctttctctttgtattttgtaatgaactttttttttctttttctgtttatgTACCccgaactgatatttacttaaTGAAATTACCTTTGCATTTCCTCTTGTAACTTCTTTGGCTGCTTTAACTTCCCTTGCGCAATTTACTTCAGAGAAATGACTTAGTaatttcgtaggcacgatcttgtacttaactgtttcgaaccatttcaacttcgactaataatcactttaacaacttgtaatcttaaggcaatcaACCTTAGCACAAAATTACTCTTCAAGCGACGAACTTTAACTCCACTATTGGCTTAAAGCATTGCTttacccgatctgcttcatcaaaacaggtttttaactttctcgcccCTGTTTGGACTTTTTccggtcgccaaagactcttggcgatatcagcttctttctggcttcataccttggccattgttcttcatctggggtagaggcgcctttcggatcctctctaccctcctgaacttcagaacaaaagaccgggtcgctaggcgttctcttcgaacctaccttaaccaccttccaaacttcgtccacccttaacaccatacctgaactcgttcgagacgagaaggattttaccttgcctgaactcgctcatcggcgagaaggtcttttacttgcctctacattgccccgggggttacatcttctcgcccccagaaacactgaggacttttcactggtgcctctacattgccccaggggtcacatctcctcgcccccagaaacactgaggacttttcgctcttcctcgcctgcactcgctcgacggcgaggaggtctttaactcgcctcaggacgcgcgagggcgttgaggtcttttagctggtgcctccgatcgccgaaagacgatgaggactttaactttaacttgtgcctccgatcgccgaaagacgatgaggacttaaaactttaactggtgcctccgatcgccgaaagacgatgaggacttaaaacttttaactggtgcctccgatcgccgaaagacgatgaggacttaaaactctttagaaagcatgcaatatatctttaacttgccttaagccacatacaagtgacaaggtctttcttcaaaactttctgaaaacaacaggcacgcaatctaaaacaacttgtactttgaaaacttctctttattgggtggcctcattaaaaaccctccttagggaaaaaagagtgcccccttcaaactgttttaacagagacatcgtaatataacttcgtgtttgtctttacttacaaggcttcttaactgtaatacaacttcaggtgcgtggcgttccaagtgcgaggaatcgcccctccttccaatgtctctaagcggtaggcgccattcccgagcgcctcggttattctgaacggccccgtccacttgggcgatagtttattctccatctcgtactggtgggctttcctcatcaccaggtcaccttctctaaactgtcttggcatcaccttcgagttgtatcttcgttcaatccttctcttcaccgcttcagccttcaatctcgcctcttccctgacctcatccagtagatccaggttcagccttctctcttcattcgagtcttcctctacgaagttctggaatctcggcgagctctcctggatctctactggaatcattgcatcactcccatagaccaagctgaacggggtctcatgggttcctgactgctcggtggtgtggtacgcccagactatgcggggtacctcctcagcccagcttcctttggctttctctagccttctcttcaaacctctcagcaacacccgattagctgactccacctggccattcgtctgagggtgctcgacggatgcaaacacttgttgaattcccaccccttcgcacagcttcttcaacaggtggcttgcaaactgagtcccattgtccgacaccaggcgcttcgGCACTCCAAatcggcacacaatgttcttccacacgaaaccttcgatcttgtgggtggtgatctgggccactggttctgcatcgatccacttggtgaaatactcaatcgccaccaccaagtacttcatctacctgatcgccagtgggaatggtcccaggatgtcgattccccaagtatgaaacggccaagggctgtagatcgacttcaactcctcgggcggcgccttgtgccaatcggcgtgctgttggcattgtttgaaacattgggcatacttcttgcagtcttctctcatcgatggccagtagtaacctgcgcGCAGAGTCCTTGCGgtcagagctcgacccccgacgtggcttccgcatattccttcgtggagctctgccatgattctcgtgctccccatgtatacattccaggagtgggtgagtgaacccgaacctgtacagatcgccatcaatcaatgtgtacttgctagaatttttctttaccttcctagcctctgccggattcagcgggagaaggccatctgccaggtaccgcttgtactgtgttatccaggtgtctggctcatgggtagcgcagacctgtgccatgttcaccctctctccccgacacgctctaattctcggcgatctcaacgtTTCTTGCATTAACTGCTtgtgacttcttgccgctttttccgtcgacctgcttatctgaagaaccaggtgatctgccacaaataccctcggcgtcttcagagtttcttgaatcaccgtcctctgcctaccccccttgcctgaactggcgaggttggccagcaagtcagctcgggcattctgctctctgggcacatgcaccacttcaaaggaggcaaaggaactcttcaattccagcacatactccaagtaagccgccatttgtggatctttagcctggaactcgcctgttacttgtcctgtgactagcagcgagtcgctcttagccatcaacaccttggctcccatctctttggccagcaaaatcccggcgatcagtgcctcatattctgcttgattgttgctggctttgaaggcaaacctcaaagattgttcgatcaacacgtcgttgggtccctccaagatgactccagcaccgctaccctgctggttcgacgatccatccaccgagagtacccaacggaagtcgtccccttcaactcgtgtcgcctcagatgagagctcaaccacgaaatctgcaaagatttgccccttgatcgggcctcggggctcatacttaatattaAACTCTGACAGttcgactgcccacttcaccatcctcccagcgacgtcaggcttcttcaacaccttctggatgggcaagtcagtcatcaccagaatcgtgaagctgtggaaatagtggcgcaacctcctcgccgaaaataccacagccagcgcaaccttttccagggcctgatatctcgtttcggggccctgcaacaccttactaacaaaataaataggcttctgagcctgatcttgatcctgggcgagcaccgcactcaccgccctctcagttacagcaaaatacaacctgagaggggttcccaccagcggtttacacaggaccggcgggctcgccagatattccttcagcttgacgaaggcttcctcgcactccttcgtccaagcaaacttgttattcgacccttttctccgctagctgacacgaagcgagacagggctgccatccgacctgttagctgttgaacctccttcaccgtagctgggctcctcatcgccaagatggcggcacacttatcagggttggcctctatgcctctttcggttaagaggaaacccaaaaactttccagcctccatgccgaaaatgcatttctctggattcagcttcaatttgaacttggcgatcgtcgtgaacaactcttccaagtctgcaacgtgcttgcctttctctggcgaggtcacgaccatgtcatcgacgtacgcttgcacattccttcccagcatcggcgcaagtactcgatccatcaacctctggtatgtggcccccgcgttcttcagcccaaacggcatcaccttatagcagtagcacgatctctcggtcatgaaggcggtcttctcttcatccatgggatgcatcttgatctgattataccccgagaaggcatccaggaagctcaacaacttacaccctgcagcactgtccaccagggcatcaatgcttggcaaagggtatgaGTCCTTCGGacaagctttattcagatcggtgaaatcgacgcacatgcgccatttcccattactcttcttcaccagcacgacatttgccagccattcagggtactggacttccctgatgtggcctgcagcgaggagtttctgtgtttcgtccctaatcgcctgcctcctctcctcgttgaactttcttcttctttgtcgcactggtcttaccaggttgtccatcgccagatgatggcacaagaagtcgggatcgatcccgggcatgtccaaagcggaccatgcaaacgcatccagatgccgttctatcaccttggcgatctggtcctggagctcatcctccagggatcttcctagcttgaagatctttcccccgatttctctctcgagccactgctcgacgggttttggtctggtctctctagcgatcaccgccctggcgatcaccgccctggcgattcccagttctctcgcttcctcagggcgatccctggcctcttcctcctccagaccaacgttcccctcccctagctcagcatccaccatctccacgtctcttccggcggtctcttctatttccgtcgacctgggcttcataccgggaggcggggtggttgtcacgtaactcaccgatcttttgtttttcaagctattctcatagcacttcttcgcttctttctgatcggatttgatggtgatcaccaccccctccatagatggcaacttcaccttcatgtgccgagttgacggtatggcacctatcctgttgagcgtgggtcttcccaacaggatgttgtatgctgaaggagcgtttacaacaagatatttgattttttccgttcttgaacccgccacatctgtaaacgttgtcctcaactctatgtaccccctgacctccacctggtcaccagcgaaaccatacaagcaccctccatagggcctcagctggtcaaggggcaactccagctgcgtgaaagtcggccaaaacatcacgtctgccgagcttccttggtccaccaacaccctgtggacctttcttcctgctgttatcaacgaaattactatgggatcgttgtcatgaggcacaacatccctaagatcttgcttggtgaaggtaatatccacttccggcgagtggtcttcaaacatatccaccgtcatcacagacctcgcgtacctcttcctctgtgatgcggtgcatccacctcctgagaaaccccctgcaatggtgtggatctctccatgcgtgggcatctcgtgctgctgagcctcagcacctgctggttgggagctcgacgcgccccccatccttctatccagcaaatagtcgtttaggaacccgctcttaaccagatcgtcgagctggtatcctaatgctaagcacgagtccactgtatggccaaagccctggtggaactcacaccaggcgtctggatttggccctagcaccttgtcgcccaccttttctggcgccttcaacctagcagatatattggggatggcgatcaggtccgccaaacccatgacaaacttgtgcttaggcgagCAATTGTATTCCcagcgtgctggttgctggcgtccttggcccctacccttgttcttccttggatcatagggatggcgagtcctctgatcccttctggccgccgctgtctccagcaccctttgtggctggatcctggtatgggcgcgtggcctagcgggagccacgcttcctctcttctcggcgacttcgctctcgtcggcgatgtgggccaccgcaagtcgcctaacctcagcaaacgtggcggggtgagccctgatcaatgcctcgcagaatggtcccggcagcacgcccttcttaaatgcgtagaccagcatttcttcatctttggccggcgatctgaccatctgcaccccaaagcgatttaggtagtccctgagggactctccctgatattgccttatatcaaacaaatcataagacaccctgggcggtgccttattcacaatgtactgctcgacgaaaatcttcgagaactgttggaaattggtaatgtgaccgttaggcaggctcacaaaccattccagcgccgttccctggagtgtgctcacgaacatcttgcagtacacggcgtctgatccccctcacaacatcatctgcgtatggaacgtggtgagatgagcctcaggatcctccacgccggtgaaaacagccttaacaggaaccacactcgcaggaataggcgtgtcagtaatcgcctcagcgaaaggcataggaaaaacacgaggtggcgacgacggcgcaacctcttcagcagtagaacgcccttgctgctcctgaagggcttgacgcagctcctcagtcaccttgctaagctcatcattcctggcgcgagaggcgaccaggtcctcatgcattctcgcctgttctatgcgcgaggcttccacagttgcctgcaacgaacgcatcatctctgccatctgcgccatggtcatggtggcagcgccttcagcagcgacgggcgcaactggacttgaacgattgcttctcatttttctcatgaaacttggcgaatcacagaatgcagcgaacaacacttacttcagctacgattgattcagcgatcaatcgatCAGAACCTCGCAAAACTTcgcaaaaactcaagaacaccgcgactcctccaaagaaacctgcaactccaccagaaaccaccgcttctcctaCGGATAACACAACGAGCCAGAGAactcaaacttcaccgaacaaatctcgcgtaaacagcagaaagcCTCACTTCACCAAAAAAAAtccgaacgaacggtggaaaacgcgaaatcactgaacaaatctcaaacgaatagcgaacagtggttgcaccagcacacaaccacgcagaaaactacgaaaacctccaagaactcacgctgtggatgggaacaggttttacacggccccacggtgggcgcctgatgatcctgcctgttgaccagaacgttggaacctgcctcgtcaaaggatcgacgtgtgcaccgcttcaaacctccgtccttcttcaagatccacctcaagaacctgcaaaagaacagagcggcgccgctgcggccgatcgcactccaacgcccaagtcagtgaccgaaccaccaaatactaagagcaagaacactctagaactctcaaggaaccgtgcaatgttctctctcacagtatgctcaagaactcgcaagcgtaaagagtataatttgaacgtgcgtacctcagaagttcgttggggaacccttaaatacctggttactttctctctcctggcagttacagacctggacacgtggctcgcatccagtcgtacacgtgccatcatttggagcctccttgacttgggcgctgcttctgactctctttttggctaagttacttatgcatggtactgcccagtgcatagctaacttgggagtgcaatctctactggaactggcgagttagggtgccttcgtataccttccctgtggtctcgccggccgccttcataatctgcaccaccttcatctctggcgatgtgcttgctctagcgatctccaatcacttggtcgcctgggtttacatctggcgacttcatctttaacccggtgatcgccgattctggtatgctggagatcggaacacgccaacttgataactggcgacttcacgagccccccgacttcctccccttctgccaacctggcgccttgtcaacacgcctatactgtagctggatgccacgtcatcacttccgactgccagggcggtacaaaaagcttcaagcaatttactataattttcagcatttagggaagcacatgaacttacatcacttgagctatgataagtgtctaatttcagtaatatttcatattaaaatataggcacttatgtggatttattgctaatttacatataaaataatccctaatttatgaatttctacctttttacattttttatgatctttatttgaataagagtattttattcccaaatttggtgttaattgcagatttctaaggaagattggagatttggattaaagatgaatgatttgagctaaaaagataaagatagaaggtcctagaatggaaaaagatgaaaagaaagattgagccttttttatgttttatcatttagcccattagagcgacacaataaacaacctaaccctagaaaactaggataaatagagggctagaagctcaaccttagtgtgccagattgataggaaaacaccatagagtgaattgtaacccaattgggagaatgcatggctaattctaccctttgggattgggagtaatctgctcaaactcttatgtattgaggtgatatcttatatattaatattcagttcttgattgattattggtattgttgttttacttttaactttccgtgacaaattgagaatcttaaatctgaccgagaggtatttttagggtttggacctaaacatcaatacttagcatatttgagtggtagggatagacttgaaatgttaattgccattaacgtctgagtgtgattctaagttgtttttataaatatgtgagggatcgatatttaggaaacattcttaaggattttatatgcgaaagatcgatataaatgagttttctacgggcatcaattaatattaacatgctaatcaaaatactgttgggtttaatagtgccaaagttcaagaggggggatGAATGGACCTTTTAAACGTTTCTCGCAGAATCAGtatttaacacagtttacagaaaataaatcgatttatttggaaatgaacagatttattttggcactgtttgtgtttgaaacCGTTTATAcaacaaggttaatcacaagattatgcagatagattttccagatacacacacactgatattagaatgaaaaacagtgaatcacaaaaccagcaaacttcaatttcaagcaactgattaaggttcaattgatagcttgaaaattaattgagtaacctaTTTCAATCAAtatgttccagtggcttttaatagattttatatgttcttatcataATCAACAACTTTTCCataaattaagaacagtatgaaccaaacccagaaagaacagatttattattgattgaacatatttatttctttactGTTTTAACAGTTATGCATAAACttaagtgcagagattaagggagaatgaacacaaggcaattatactggttcactccactgagctacatccagtcttcacctaaaccaaggtgaaattcactaaatcacaattcaaacaacacaaatcccactgttcttgaaacctacaagaacttaggtacacttgctgaaaaaacctatttcagcacacacacactcttcaagaaaccctatcaaaaagagtgtacaaccaaacttttacaagaaatgaaaagtgaaacgactacacctgactGAGGATGCAAAAATCTGCCTTAAAcaagtagaacagattgctagaacagtagcaacacctcacaccaagcttttggaaccaaacaagaacaagcactttgtgattttcgaaatctttgaagaacaaatgctaattctttataaactcttaattctctgctgtaaaacttgttttctcaaatgtGTGTACGATTCTTAAACTCAGagacaagttttcattttatagaaagccagcttataacagatttttgaaaaacagttaaagctgttataaaatgaacagattgaaaataaaatgaacaaatttattttcaaaaaacagttagagaatttgttaagtgaggagacttagtcaaccattctggtgcagagataaaactgaaaaacgtttaagctggaCATGGCACTAGAGT includes:
- the LOC137834222 gene encoding uncharacterized protein; amino-acid sequence: MDASKRMMLARAMKEARAAKASASSVPATAPIPQPTLSPPPPVTAEAPLSSSPSSPHSPEALPTPSSPPPIAAVPLATASSPTPTPLDKGKRVLEILSDDEDSEDNMLGQGKLAELRALARTHGLASGSKIVPNFVVEIAAAQGRSPPRGPTSSEAQSANQRKKLVLRKPKRKAPQVVHEEEEEDDEVTEDGLITKRKMVAPSSPPASPVQAIPLASAPPAVEAPEPNFMEDPPSASTPCATVGGGPPSNASAADVAPIGDEVVHDSPILITESPTSPPRQEAPADQPTKEGGGESQQQAQPAPPQAAAREQFACLFPDLDLSMVSLNNEVVDGKVVPAED